In a genomic window of Vigna angularis cultivar LongXiaoDou No.4 chromosome 6, ASM1680809v1, whole genome shotgun sequence:
- the LOC108342113 gene encoding uncharacterized protein LOC108342113 — protein MTSSAAPSLKAVLDRVQGATERSGRNLQEIRVVAASKTKSVSALRQVYDAGHRFFGENYVQEILQKAPQLPDDIEWHLIGNLQSNKVKPLIAGVPNLACVETVDDEKIANLLDRAVATVGRKPLKVFVQVNTSGEISKFGVEPAVCVDLVKHITNCPNLEFSGLMTIGMLDYSSTPENFKMLSNCRSEVCKALGIPETQCELSMGMTGDFEQAIEMGSTNVRIGTAIFGAREYPTKDEK, from the exons ATGACATCATCAGCAGCGCCTTCGCTGAAAGCGGTACTGGACCGCGTCCAAGGGGCTACTGAGCGCTCTGGCCGGAATTTACAAGAGATCCGTGTTGTGGCGGCTAGCAAGACAAAGTCAGTTTCTGCTCTCCGTCAGGTATACGACGCGGGCCATAGATTCTTCGGCGAGAACTACGTTCAGGAAATCCTTCAAAAAGCTCCTCAG CTTCCCGATGACATTGAGTGGCATCTCATTGGCAATTTGCAGAGTAACAAAGTCAAGCCTCTTATCG CTGGTGTTCCCAACCTTGCTTGTGTAGAAACTGTGGATGACGagaag ATAGCAAATCTTCTCGATCGTGCTGTAGCGACTGTTGGCAGGAAACCGTTAAAGGTTTTTGTTCAAGTGAATACGAGCGGAGAAATCT CCAAATTTGGTGTTGAACCAGCTGTGTGTGTGGATCTTGTAAAGCACATCACAAACTGCCCAAACCTTGAGTTTTCTGGTCTAATGACAATTGGCATGCTGGATTATTCATCCACCCCTGAAAATTTTAAG ATGTTGTCCAATTGCAGAAGTGAAGTTTGTAAAGCACTTGGAATACCAGAAACGCAATGTGAGCTATCGATGGGCATGACTGGAGACTTTGAGCAAGCT ATCGAGATGGGAAGTACAAATGTTAGGATTGGGACTGCCATATTTGGAGCCAGAGAATATCCAACGAAAGACGAGAAGTAG
- the LOC108342307 gene encoding pentatricopeptide repeat-containing protein At4g04370, with protein MFSYNPKPQLLPSFSVVKRCVVSLPHPTSSSATTNSLNAIINHHSSQGAHRQVLVTYASMLKTHVPSDAYTFPSLLKACSSLNLFSLGLSLHQRLLVKGLSLDPYIASSLINFYAKFGCVDVARKVFDFMPVRNVVPWTTIIGCYSRMGHVSQAFFLFDGMRHQGIPPSGVTMLSLLLGVSELATVQCLHGCAILCGFVSDINLSNSFLNVYGKCGNIDDSRKLFDHMDERDLVSWNSLISAYSQIGNLCEVLLLLKTMRVQGFLLDLQTFGSVLSVAASRGELKLGRCLHGQILRAGFDLDAHVETSLIVTYLKCGNIDIAFRMFERSSDKDVVLWTAMISGLAQSGSADKALAVFRRMLKFRVKPSTATITNVITACARLGSCNLGTSIHGYILRQELQMDIGVQNSLVTMYANCGRLDHSSIVFNMMDKRDLVSWNAMVAGYVQNGYICKAMFLFNQMRAGHQTPDSITIVSLLQGCASTGQLHLGKWIHGFVIKNGLRQCILVDTSLVDMYCKCGDLDTAQRCFNQMPSHDLVSWSAIIAGYGYHGKGEIALRSYSKFLESGMKPNHVIFLSVLSSCSHNGLVEQGLNIYESMTKDFGIAPNLEHHACVVDLLCRAGRVEEALNVYKKKFSDPVLDVLGIILDACRANGNCKLGDTIANDILLLRPTHAGNFVQLAHCYASTNKWEEVGEAWTHMRSLGLKKIPGWSFIDIHGTITTFFTDHNSHPLFQEIVDTLKFLRKDMIKMQEVDINLESSHMISQ; from the coding sequence ATGTTTTCTTACAACCCAAAGCCGCAATTACTGCCGAGTTTTAGTGTCGTAAAACGTTGTGTGGTGTCACTACCACACCCAACTTCATCTTCAGCCACCACAAACTCCCTCAATGCCATAATCAACCACCATTCATCCCAAGGTGCTCACCGGCAAGTTCTTGTTACCTATGCCTCTATGCTCAAAACCCATGTCCCTTCTGACGCCTACACCTTCCCCAGCCTTCTTAAAGCTTGCTCTTCTCTCAACCTCTTTTCCCTCGGTCTCTCCCTCCATCAACGGCTCCTTGTTAAAGGCTTGTCTCTTGATCCCTACATTGCTTCTTCTTTGATCAATTTCTACGCCAAATTTGGGTGCGTCGATGTTGCTCGCAAAGTTTTCGACTTTATGCCCGTGAGGAACGTTGTACCTTGGACCACCATTATTGGCTGCTACTCGCGCATGGGCCATGTTTCTCAAGCCTTTTTTCTGTTTGATGGAATGCGTCACCAGGGAATTCCACCCAGTGGCGTTACCATGTTGAGCTTGCTGCTTGGAGTTTCTGAACTTGCTACCGTGCAGTGTTTGCATGGTTGTGCAATTTTGTGTGGGTTTGTGTCTGATATAAACTTATCAAATTCTTTTCTGAATGTGTATGGGAAGTGTGGAAACATTGATGATTCTAGGAAGTTGTTTGATCACATGGATGAAAGGGACTTGGTTTCGTGGAATTCTTTGATCTCAGCCTATTCTCAGATTGGGAATCTATGTGAAGTTTTGCTACTTCTCAAGACGATGAGGGTACAAGGATTTTTGCTTGATCTGCAGACTTTTGGGTCTGTCTTGTCTGTGGCTGCATCAAGGGGTGAGTTGAAATTGGGAAGGTGCTTGCATGGGCAGATTTTAAGAGCTGGTTTTGACTTGGATGCACATGTTGAAACATCGTTAATTGTAACGTACCTAAAGTGTGGGAACATTGACATTGCATTTAGAATGTTTGAACGGAGTTCAGATAAAGATGTAGTTTTGTGGACAGCAATGATCTCAGGCCTTGCGCAGAGTGGGTCTGCAGACAAAGCACTAGCTGTTTTCCGACGGATGTTAAAATTTAGAGTGAAGCCATCTACTGCTACTATAACTAATGTAATCACAGCTTGTGCACGACTTGGGTCTTGTAATCTGGGGACATCGATTCATGGCTATATACTAAGGCAGGAATTACAGATGGATATTGGTGTTCAGAACTCTCTTGTTACCATGTATGCTAATTGTGGTCGCTTGGACCATAGTTCCATAGTATTTAATATGATGGACAAAAGGGATTTGGTTTCCTGGAATGCTATGGTTGCTGGATATGTTCAAAATGGTTATATTTGTAAGGCCATGTTCCTTTTTAATCAAATGAGAGCTGGTCATCAAACACCTGATTCAATAACCATTGTTTCCCTCCTACAAGGGTGTGCGTCCACTGGACAACTTCACTTGGGAAAATGGATCCACGGTTTTGTGATAAAAAATGGCCTTAGACAATGTATCTTGGTTGACACTTCTTTGGTCGACATGTACTGCAAATGTGGCGATTTGGATACTGCCCAGAGATGTTTCAACCAAATGCCAAGTCATGATTTAGTCTCATGGAGTGCCATAATTGCAGGATATGGCTATCATGGCAAAGGGGAGATTGCATTGAGGTCATACTCAAAGTTCCTGGAAAGTGGGATGAAACCCAACCATGTGATATTCCTCTCAGTCCTATCTTCATGTAGTCATAATGGACTTGTAGAGCAGGGCTTGAACATATACGAATCAATGACCAAAGATTTTGGGATTGCACCAAATCTTGAACACCATGCTTGTGTAGTGGATCTCCTCTGTCGAGCTGGGAGGGTAGAGGAGGCACTCAACGTGTACAAGAAAAAGTTCTCAGATCCCGTTCTCGATGTTTTGGGCATAATCCTTGATGCTTGTCGAGCAAATGGGAATTGTAAACTTGGTGATACAATAGCTAATGATATTCTCCTGCTGAGGCCTACGCATGCTGGAAATTTTGTACAGTTAGCGCATTGCTATGCTTCAACAAACAAGTGGGAAGAAGTGGGTGAGGCATGGACTCATATGAGATCTCTTGGCTTGAAAAAAATTCCTGGTTGGAGCTTTATTGACATACATGGGACCATCACTACTTTTTTCACTGATCACAACTCACATCCTCTGTTTCAAGAAATAGTTGATACACTAAAATTTTTGAGAAAGGACATGATCAAAATGCAGGAAGTGGACATTAACCTTGAAAGCAGCCACATGATATCACAATAG